The proteins below come from a single Mya arenaria isolate MELC-2E11 chromosome 6, ASM2691426v1 genomic window:
- the LOC128236857 gene encoding uncharacterized protein LOC128236857, with the protein MATRDDGPAAPSPYHSDYTGRKPVMTDRQPPPHTIVIIQAGNPPETRDDGQAASHQCNSDYLATRDDGPAAPSPYHSDYTGRKPVMTDKQPPTNVIVITQQPVMTDQQPPPQYNSDYPATRNDGPAAPSHTIVITQQPVMTDQQPSSQYNSDYPATRDDGPAAPHTIVIIQQPVMTDQQPPSNTIVIIHDYIATRDDGPATTSLYNSDYPATRDDGPAALFQYNSDYPATRDDGPAAPFPYHSEYPATRNEGPAAPSPYHSDFRQPVMTDQQPPPNTIVITQQPVMTDQQPSSQYKSNYPATRDDGPAAPSPYNSDYPTSHDDGPAATSPYHSDSRQHVMTDHQPPSHTIVII; encoded by the exons ATGGCAACCCGTGATGACGGACCAGCAGCCCCCTCCCCATACCATAGTGATTATACAGGCCGGAAACCCGTGATGACGGACCGGCAGCCCCCTCCCCATACCATAGTGATTATACAGGCCGGAAACCC GCCGGAAACCCGTGATGACGGACAAGCAGCCTCCCACCAATGTAATAGTGATTATCTAGCAACTCGTGATGACGGACCAGCAGCCCCCTCCCCATACCATAGTGATTATACAGGCCGGAAACCCGTGATGACGGACAAGCAGCCTCCCACCAATGTAATAGTGATTACCCAGCAACCCGTGATGACGGACCAGCAGCCCCCTCCCCAATACAATAGTGATTACCCAGCAACCCGTAATGACGGACCAGCAGCCCCCTCCCATACAATAGTGATTACCCAGCAACCCGTGATGACGGACCAGCAGCCCTCTTCCCAATACAATAGTGATTATCCAGCAACCCGTGATGACGGACCAGCAGCTCCCCATACAATAGTGATTATCCAGCAACCCGTGATGACGGACCAGCAGCCCCCTTCCAATACAATAGTGATTATCCA TGATTATATAGCAACCCGTGATGACGGACCGGCAACCACCTCCCTATACAATAGTGATTATCCAGCAACCCGTGATGACGGACCAGCAGCCCTCTTCCAATACAATAGTGATTATCCAGCAACCCGTGATGACGGACCAGCAGCCCCCTTCCCATACCATAGTGAATACCCAGCTACCCGTAATGAAGGACCAGCAGCACCCTCCCCATACCATAGTGATTTCCGGCAACCCGTGATGACGGACCAGCAGCCCCCTCCAAATACCATAGTGATTACCCAGCAACCCGTGATGACGGACCAGCAGCCCTCTTCCCAATACAAAAGTAATTATCCAGCAACCCGTGATGACGGACCAGCAGCCCCCTCCCCATACAATAGTGATTATCCAACAAGCCATGATGACGGACCAGCAGCGACCTCCCCATACCATAGTGATTCCCGGCAACACGTGATGACGGACCACCAGCCCCCTTCCCATACAATAGTGATTATCTAA
- the LOC128236529 gene encoding uncharacterized protein LOC128236529 encodes MSVCNSKGPIRRVVFLFLACLSVYIYLFTSTFGGIKSSAVFKVVDVNLQAVSQDKIVSTTEVVNIHSNVDKEVVNIHSNVDKEQFQKYRTRISKKESVPLLTLFITWNYNLEKDLVHNITVFNWMSLNPFVIPVVFTNDSDVSADCSRNGWKVLPVLVTAAEGVPVLKYMYRDVMEKYNTTFYAYTNADILFTDTLLDSLVQIITNISLDLTQPALIVGKRTNVKNLTSDEGSTWYNITKTAKDRGTLYTIWAVDYFITTRSFPWHDIAEVVIGRRAYDNWLVFHSRKMNYSVIDITSTVLAVHQTTKAGNKEGHSHKNSDYNHNLLIKMYKMVKYHVGVIACIEKYTKYEYGNFSIKTRDYRKSCEAS; translated from the exons ATGTCCGTTTGCAACAGTAAAGGACCAATAAGGCGAGTAGTTTTTCTCTTTCTGGCGTGTCTCTCCGTCTACATCTATCTCTTCACCAGCACATTTGGTGGCATCAAGTCGTCTGCTGTATTTAAAGTCGTCGATGTAAACCTTCag GCCGTATCACAAGACAAGATCGTATCCACTACCGAGGTAGTTAACATCCATAGCAACGTGGATAAAGAAGTAGTTAACATCCATAGCAACGTGGACAAAGAACAATTCCAAAAGTATAGAACAAGGATTTCAAAAAAAGAGAGTGTACCATTGTTGACGTTATTCATCACGTGGAATTACAATCTTGAAAAAGACCTAGTCCATAATATAACAGTGTTCAATTGGATGTCCCTTAATCCTTTTGTGATACCGGTAGTGTTTACTAATGACAGTGACGTTTCTGCAGATTGTTCTAGAAACGGGTGGAAGGTCTTGCCCGTCTTGGTCACGGCTGCTGAAGGTGTTCCAGttctgaaatacatgtacagagaTGTGATGGAGAAATACAACACCACCTTCTATGCCTACACCAATGCGGACATCCTCTTCACTGACACTCTACTAGACAGCCTTGTCCAGATCATCACAAATATCTCTCTAGATCTCACTCAGCCTGCATTAATAGTTGGGAAAAGAACCAACGTTAAAAACTTAACATCAGATGAAGGAAGTACTTGGTATAATATAACTAAGACTGCAAAAGATAGGGGCACATTGTATACTATTTGGGCAGTAGACTATTTTATTACGACTAGATCGTTTCCATGGCATGACATAGCCGAGGTTGTAATTGGAAGGCGAGCTTATGATAATTGGTTAGTTTTTCATTCCcgaaaaatgaattattctgTGATAGATATTACAAGCACAGTGTTAGCTGTTCATCAAACGACAAAAGCAGGAAATAAGGAAGGTCATAGTCATAAAAACAGTGACTACAAtcataatttgttaataaaaatgtacaaaatggtgaAGTACCACGTTGGTGTTATCGCATGTATAgagaaatatacaaaatatgaatatggtAATTTTAGTATAAAAACGCGTGATTACCGGAAAAGTTGTGAGGCCAGTTGA